The Mauremys reevesii isolate NIE-2019 linkage group 3, ASM1616193v1, whole genome shotgun sequence genomic sequence TAATTATTGTTTTTCactgtttgttttgttcaacAAGGTAAAGGCAGGTTTAATTTTGATGTAGTACAATCTCTCATAATCACTATTTTATTGTCAATTTATGGCTCAAACCTAGACACTCAGCATCTTTCATGTTCAGTAGAACCTGTGCACAGAGACAAAGCCAGTATGTAGTCCATGATTTTGTGCTATATTTTCTAGAACCACTATAGACAGAGAGAACTTCTTAAACACAAAGGGCTAATATATCTTTACTAATAAAGTACTAATAATTgttaaaagaacagaagtacttgtggcaccttagagagtaacaaatttattatgctcaaataaatttgttagtctttaagtgccacaagtactcctgttatttttgcggatacagactaacacagctgctattctgaaacctaaCAATTGTTAATACCTTGTTTTTCTGTATTTGTTCCATATCTCAGACAAACAAAGTAAACAGATCTATCAAGAAAGATAAAAACACAGTCTCTGGCTCTTGGCAATGAGACCACTGATTCTGCATTTCTTCAGACTTTTGCTAAAACATGCTGATCTTGTATGGTGAAAAAGTTCGCTCACTCAAAGTGTTCATAGTAGACACGGCAAAAGGCATAGTGAAAGTCATCACTGTACCTACTCCTTACTCAAATGACAGTTCAGagagggtctcccctcccccccgaaaaaaacaaaaaccttactCCTTTCTATATCTACCATTGTCCCCTTCAAAATCCATTCAGAGAACTTCATTTGAGTATGGAGGGAAGAATGCTGGTACATACagtattttttccccatgttGACATTAGAATCTTACCACAAGCCCTTTTCCACTGTTTAAACATCAAAAACATGCtcaatattattttaatttagtaaaatgtaaaaaaaaattaagtttgtaGAATATTAGTTATATTATAGCATTACCTGTCCAACAGAAAATTGGTGGCCTATTACTAAAATGTTAGAGACTCCTGAATTTGTCTGTCAACAACTGCACCTCAACTGGAGATATGTTCTACTGGGTAAAATATTTACTCCTCAAAAGATTTAATTAACCCAGATTATCACTAAGGATATTCTATCTACAGCATCAAAGAGATATTCTAATTTAAGCCATGTGATGTGCATGTCACTTGATTTTCCATCCAAAGACATTCAAATTTCTAACACTTTCTGAAATCAGGAATTATACATATTATGAAAAACTGAGAATTTTTTCCTGCTGCCCTTTAGAACATTGCTGAAACAGTGTTTGCAGGCCATGGAGATACAATGAATCTGACAACCACCTAAAAATGATTGCTCTATGTCAATACAAATTGATATCTGCAACATGAAATTCAAGACACTAATGTTGTTCAAACATTTTTGTTGTGACAGAATAAGATTTTAGCATTTAAAAATTTCTTCTTAGTATATCAAGGAGGAGCATTCTACAGGCTGGCAGCAACGCCTTATCAGACAAAACAAACATCACTGATTGTGGGATAAGGATAAAATTAAAGAACTTGAGTTAGCTTAAGTTTGGTTAAGAAAATAACATATTTGCTTTACAGTTTGTGGCTAGGAGGGAGAAGGCCCCAATCAGCAAGTAAAATAAAGCCATGAGAATAAGTAGTATTGCTTGTAGTGTAGAAAGGATGTATGGTTCCAAACTAACTATAAAGAGCTGCAGTAACaagacaaagaaaagaaaaattgtcTTAAAAGAAACAAGCTCAAATCGTCCCACTGTTCTGCTGGTAAAcaaggagggggggagagaagataAGGCCTTGGGAAGAAAGGAAGCTGTAAACCTGTTTTGGATTAAGACAGGAAATAAGGGTGAAGTCAGTAATTtagcaatgacatcacttgtttgtcAAAAGGTATAAACTCTTCAAGGATGCATTGCCAGTTCTTGCCTGATTAGAGCTGACCAATATGGGTCTAAGCACCTGTGGATTTAGCCCATTTGTAAgtatcttgatcaaatgcttaTAAGTGGTTTGTTACTGTTTGGATGTAGTAAATTGCTTATTAGTTAGGCtttttaggcatgtttagagcaattCTATAAATACCATTTGGCCTTAATAAAGGATTTTATGGTTAAGTTTATGTTTGGTGGTTTCCCACATCaatattaataatttcaaatattaatAATTCTAACACTGATGCAACCCTGTTTAAACCAATGATCAGTCATGGATTTTGCCCTATCTACAGCCCTTTGCAAAGCAGCAAGAGCCCATAACACTCCAATTCTCAGAGAAAAAAAGTCATATTAAGAATGTCTACTCAGCACttgggagcatgcttcccagctcCAGTAGACAGATGTGTGCtaactctgctcaagctagcacactaaaaatagcagcatagccagGGTAGCATGGATGGGGCTCAGCCTAGCCACCTGGGTACAAATCAACCCAGACTCTCCAGGGAacatactcaggcagctagcctaaGCCATCACCCATACTACCCCCTGCAATGCTGCTATTGTTAGCAAGGCAGCTTGAGCAGCGTTAGTACACCTATCTGCTACATTAACAGATTTCCTCTCACTGAAACAGCACAAGAAACTTTTATCATTTGAATACTCAgacactttttgttttgttttgtttggcagCCTTGATCACTGTATCAAGCATTTTCAAAAATACTTGACTGGAGGAGAAAAGAATTCCAGCAAAAGTGTTTCCTAAATCAACTCTAAACACAGGgggaaaaagtattttaaaaacaaatattttcaataaaGCAGAAGGAAGAAAGAGAGGGGCATGGAAATGGGCctaaactggggggaaaaaaagagactgAACTAAGGGTGCATTTTGAAAAGTGTATTTTAGCTGTGGCTAAAGAGAGCCTGGAAATTTCTCTGGCGTGGTGGGTCATTTGCGTTCAGacaaaagtatattaatccttaTTGTGATGCACCACAAAAAGCATACTTTCCTCACAATCCCTTGGTCTGTGGTAGGGATGGAGATGTTAAATATTTACAGCCTTAGTTTATCCCACAAAGTAACTATTATGGGTGTTCATAACTTTTTTTAGTATTATTATGCCTCTGTAGAAACCACTTCAGTTGTTTGATTTACATTGTATTTACGCTACTTGGAGAGCACACAGGGTAATATTTTCAGGAGACTATCAGTGATTTAGGAGCTGACCTCATTTTCAAAACTAATGTGGATACTTTAGCCACCACAAGCCTTAAAAGCTTAAGCTGCTTGGACCCTGTTTTCAtgcaatggctttttaaaaacaatgggggggggggcgggatttGGCGAGGATGACTCTGGACGTGGCCACCCCCCAGCGAGCACAGGGTCTGATCCAACTAACAGTTGTTCcggccaggggtgctggaacttgtatggggggggggggttgctgagAGCCATCCAACTAAACTGTAAACCCCAgctgtgatggaaaccacttcaagccagaggtgCGGCAACAACCCCAGCACCCATGGGCCCAGCTCCAAAATCTCATACCCACACCTTTCCCCCAGTGCGAGCCTCAGACCAGGCGCCCCCGCCTCCGCCGCCGGTGGGGCCCTATCCACTGCCTCCTTCATGCGACCaaactccagccccaccccagcacgGCCGCGGCTAGACCGGCGGGGCGCTCAGCGGGGGCCTCACGCCCAGGTCCGCGTGCGGCGCTTTCTAGGCGGCGGGGCGTGATTTCCTCCCCAGCGGGCCGGCAGCTGCGTGGGGGGGTCGGGgtgtcactgggggggggggcagcgccgcGCTGCCAGCTCCCCCGGGGGCTCTGCGGTGCGGGACGAgcccccgcagccctcacccgcccccctcactcaccatctCTTTGCGGAGCAGGGCCAGCGCCGCGTCCAGGTTGGGCGGCCGGGGGGAGCCTCGGCCGCCGCCGCTGCTCGCCCGACCCCGGCTCAGCTCGTCCTGGATGCGGGATTTCTGCGCGTAGAGCCGCTCCAGGTCCCGCCAGCGCCCGCCGCCGCCCGAGGAGGAGTTCAGCAGCCCGCTCAGGCTCTTGGGCAGCGGCGGCAGCCCCGGCCCCCCGCCACTCTCCGGCCcgctcatgctgctgctgctgccgccgtcCAGAGCGCCAGCCGCTGAGAAGCAGCCACCGCCCCCTTGGGTCCGAGCGGCTCCCAGTCCCAGCGCCGGAGCCCGCCCCTACGGGCCGGCCCCGCCTCCGGGCCGGAGCGGAGAGGACAGGGGCGGGCTTGTAGGGGGCGGGGTGAGCAGAGAGAAAAGGGGGCGGGGTGATGAGGAGAAccgagggagggagaagggggttggggtcACTAGGGACACAAGTTCAGCCGCCGGGCAGTTAGCAGCGCTGGGCACCCCTCCCTTTTCGTGCCCAGGGTGCCAGCACCATGCACGTTTGCTGCACTGCCATCGAAAGGCTTCCGTGGGCCCAGCCCCGGCTACCTGAGCGCTCAGTTCTCCCTGGACAGCGATTCCTTCCcacacagctccactccaccgGGACTGTCCAGCTTCCCAGAGATGAGGAGGCCCCAGAGTGGCCCGGTAAGGAACAGAccccccaggagagctgggcctAGAGCGACCAGACATCCCAATGATACCGGGACAAAGACAATAGGGGCTTTGCCTTACACATGCAACTATCCCTCTCCATCCCCCCTGGAAAAAAACGTGtcctggtttttcacacttgttatctggtcactctactctgGGCCTCATCCCAGCAATGATAAGAATGACCTGGCACCTCACTGTATTTAGGACTGAATGCAAAACTCATCTCTTTAACTTAGCTTTTCTACAATAGGTTCTTCCTTCACTCACACCCATATTGACACACAAGACATGCACAAGTCTATAAATTAATCAAACTGTTTCCTCTATAGGTGGGAGAATAGCAAGACTGCgtttgtgagatttttttaaatccttgtgaGACCTCAGCTAAAAAGGCAATGGGGCCTTTGTAAAGATCTAGATATACATAGTGGGGGGTATTTGTGTATGTGAATGGGGAGAAAGTGATCTGGGTATGTGTAAGTGAGAAGAAGGGTAGGGTATGAGAGCAGAATGGAGTATGTGACATAGGCGTGAGATAGAAGAAGGGAGTCTGAGGTGTATAAGGGGGATGGGGCATAGAGTGGAGACAGCAAAAAGGATCTAGAAATGAAAATCAGCTGCCTGTTTTGCTTGTATAataacagccatattgggtcagaccagaggtctTCTATCTTCTggccgtggccaatgccaggtgcttcagagggaatgaacagaacaggtaatcatcaagcgatccaccccctgttgcccattcccagcttctggcaaacagaggctagggacaccatccctgcccatcctggctaatagccattgatggacctatcctccatgaatttatctagttctttttttgaaccctgttctagtcttggccttaataacatcccctggcaatgagttccacagattgactgtgtgttgtgtgaagaaatacttccttttgtttgttttaaatctgcttcctattaatttcatttggtgaccccctagttcttgtgttacgagagaaagtaaataacacttatttactttttccacaccagtcatgattttatagacctctatcataccccccagtcatctcttttccaagctgaaaagtcccagtcttattaatctctctcctCATTTAGAAGTTGTTCcacacccttaatcatttttgttgcccttttctgtacctttaccaattccaatatatctcttttgagatggggcaaccacatctgcatgcagtattcaatatgtaggcgtaccatggatttatatagaggcaatatattttctgtcttaggtTTGGATGAGGTTTTGGTTGTCTCTGGCAGCCTGAGAATAGGATTCTTTTTCTAGCCTGGGGGTTGTTCTTAAGGACAAAATAGATTGTGGACAGGCATGGCTAGTATCATCAAATATTTTACATCCTTGGTCAAGTGAAGTGACAACAAACACAAGAGACTATTAAAAGCTATTCAAGTCTCAAGAACTGGGGAAGAgaatggccaaattctgcctctttGAAAATGTGTAGCATTATCTTGTTTATCTGATCTGTAAGTCTGTATAGCTGCCATGCATCTCACTTAAAAGAAAATTCCCATTTCTAGTTGGAATGTCACAAAATATATCAAAATATCCAATGGTAAAATTTGATATTCTTGTCCAATGTTTTATTTGTAGGGATTGAAACTAGAGAAATCGCAAAATACTTAATACCTTCCTAGCCAAAGAATGTATATCTGCTCTGTTCTGTAAATCTTCCTGGGATATCCTTGCCCATTTGTTGCATATATTGTGACCACTATTTACCTCAGTCTTCAGCTTGGAGGTTTTTGTGTGGATTCCTCTCTCACAGACATCACTGATTTTAATCCATCATTTAGACTACTCCATAAAAAAGTGCTACCACAAAAAGCCTGTTAAACCTGTACAGCAAACTTCTATCCTGGGTAGCAAAATTTTAAGAGTGAGAGTTACTCATCAGAATTTGCTGCCTGTTGCTATGCCAGGAATGAGAACTAGTGATGGTAGCAAATTGTGACAAGTTAATGACATCCATCAGCTTTATTACCAGGACCACAGGCTCTTATTTTCTCCAAACAGCAACAGAATAAAAACATGAACCAACTATAAATTTTCCTCATTTGTTAAGTCTGTACacgcacgcatgcacacacaaacacattcacTCACTCACTAGATATCTTGGATCTCCCTGGTCACTGTCACTCCATAGAAAAGCCAGAactttgaagttcttcttttgaTACTCATTCAGCTAAGCAACAGAGCTGAGAGactgaaaataaaaatcaaggaAGGGTACAAAACTGGAGTTGTCAGAACATATTGCCACTGCAGATCCAGACTCTTAGAAGTGTACAGTTTAGCAGTACAGTCCTCGGAACCACTTAGAAGGCAATTACCATTGGAACTGCATGTACGCCAATTTGTACCTGTTCATCTGATGCAAGGTTATATAATAGATTATTGCACCACCAGCTCTCAATGTCTTTCCACCAATTGAGAGGAATGAAATCACTACATATGTAGATGGACACATAAGAAACATATGGATGAACCACTTCACCATTcgttgaaatgcagccacctatACTATAGAACTCTGCAGCTGTTTAAGAGCACACAATACCACTGCACAACAGTGTAGAACAGGCAGGGTAATATGTTACCAGTAGCATTTGAGTTCTGCATCCTAAGGGGACTTCATATCTTATGCATCAGGATGCAAGCTAATTAGCTAGGGAGTCAAGAAGGAATTTCTTTCCTCCCCGAATATGCATTGTGTAGTTGGCTAGGTACTTTACTAAGGGGCTCTGCACCTTCTATAGCATCAACTCTGGCAGGTTATagccagagacaggatactggacttgatGGACCTGCTTCAGATTCTGgtatggtggattctctataacaCAGTAGCTCATTGTAACTATGCAGAGAAATTTAAGGAGACAGAATGTACTTTACAAAATTGGCATTTGTCCAGGACATCAGTGCTATTATTACTACACCTGAAAAAGTTACTGTATGATCTAGAATGACACAAATGGTCAGGACCTTGCTCCTTGTCTTATTTGCAAACGTTCAGTATTACAGTAGCCCCCCATCCCATGCTATGACATTGGTTCAGCAGGAAGGTTGCCATCTGCTGAATCACCAACATCACTCACAGCAGCATCCGTGGATTGTCTTTCAGTGTTTCCTGTTCAAGAACTGACCAGATCATATCCTTCTTAGTGTGTAAGTTAAGCCTCTAAGTGATTTCCCATTTTCCTGTGATGAAAGGTGGCATGAACTTCACCCAGCTTTCTTTCTGACTCATATGGCTTTTACATGGTTTAAATATCATTGCTGTCTTTGACAATAGTTTCATTAAACCAGTTTAATATGGAATTTTTTACCAACCTCTGTTTTGTATCTATGTGCTTCTTCGGAGATCAGTTATAAGGGGATTATAATGCAGATCATAGTGAAGAAGAAGAGTTATCCTTTCCATCTGCCATGATGCAACTTCAGTCCTAACTAATTGTGAAAAATAAAATAGTGTGTGATGAGTCTTGGGGTAACCAGGACTAAGAGTCACCTTGTTACTCCCTGCCTCTAATGAGAGAATGTCTTGCCTGTGGTAGCTGAGTGTTAGctccctaacaccaccagcctttcagccactcaaACACTGTCCtttgggctatgccagccctgtctTTGCCTTGGAGGTTAACAGAAGGTACACCCAATTCCCCAAGTCCCTTGAAGTGTTCCTGtgatatccagctcctcacactgGCAACTCACAGAAACTTCAGATCCTCTGCACCCAAAGGAGCTGTGTGTACCCCAGTTTACCAGTTTTTACTTTAAGACCCCACTCCACAGCACTTAtgagcacttataataaaacaaaagaatgtTTAAGAAATAATAGTGGGTCCACTAGAAGCAAGAGAGAATCATTGATAGAAACAATGATTACAATGTTACCCACGattttcagaacccaaagcagtcATAACTTAACTGTTTCACTCCAGGTGGTGTCAGGTATAAACCAATGGGAAAACAGTACTTACGGCTGATGACAGATTGATGCAAGTAAGCATGCTTTTATCTAAAACTACAGTTTATTAGATTTGAGCACAGACAGGCATAAGCTATAGGTTTAAAACATCCCAAACAATTACCTAGAATGTCAGATGGTATTGAATAATTAGCAGCAGGTCAGCGATGGCTGATCGCTTCCCCACCAGGGAGTATGGTGTCAGGAAACAGTCTCTCAGGATAGCATTAGAGAACTGCTCCAAAGTACACTCTATTATCTAGTCTTTTATAACTAATTTTTACAAAACACATAACTCATAGTGACCCCAACTTGGTCATCACTTCTAACTTCAATCAACTACTTATCAACATAACATTCCTAACAATCTGAGCTTCTATATCAAAGACACCCAAACTCAAAATCTCCATCCACTTATTTTATTTCAGTCTCAATTTGTtgactctttttttcccctcctctcattctgattagcagaaactgcaAGCATGCAGCTAGCATTTGACCTGGCCTCCAGAAACCCTGCTTGttcaaattaacccttaactatgtggtattctattttattaattcataGTGGCTAAGTGCACACAAAATGGTTGCAATTAGCTTGCTCAAATTCTGGGGTAACACTCCCCTCCATTCCAGGGCAAcaacaatataaaacaaaatcataaaacacaAAGGATGGCCTACACTTAATAGTTACCAttcctatctaataaagtaggTTCCCCTCTTCCCACAattcagtctgtggcagagttggcAGGCTTCCCAAAAGCCAAGATCCAATCTTTCATAAAACACCTCCCCTCAACAAGATGTCTCCTCAATGAATAGATGTAGAGTGTCTTTCTCCACCTTGGATctactgaatcagtcttttgtctttattcacagacaGGGCAATCCTCTGTCCGTTATAATGTTCCTTTATATCTCTAAGTGGTTTAGATTATTTGCAATTGCCTTTGATGGTTTTACATTGACTGCTCTGGAATGGAGCAAGGGACAACTGAACCTTGCATTGCATCACCATCTGACCAGGGAGGGATAACAACTCCCTCCCACTTTAATGAGCCATTACTGAGATATATGATTCTTGTGTGACTAACTTTTACTCTATGACCATAAGGCATAGTtttcaatatagttacattattccttaaatattacccatacaTACATCTTACAATGATTACAAGTATTGAtaagttacaagctttcagtagaaaCCTTATATGCTACCCTTCCTGGATAAATACTGTGAAAGTGGTGTACTAggtgcagtgagtttgtcaggtctgagacaggagttgcttgtaaagAACAATGAACCTTTTGCTTGTTGGCACCACTGGTGAGTCACATAGTGGCTATCATGttgttttattaaattaaatccAACTAAAACCATTCTTAATGTTCCCTCTATGCCAAGTATGTTTGATGACAGTACTGTTGACTCTTCAAGTATTAGGATCTAGGCATTGTGTTATACTTCAGTTTATTAATGGACTTATTTCTTTACTCTGTTACCAAAGATCATTTTTGCTAAATGAAAGCCATTTGGAACCTCTTCTGAATATTCTTATTTTATTAAAGTTAGCTTAgcataattatttttttcaatgtctGATCATACATCATATCTCAATTGCAATTTATTGAGATGTAGAGGCTCAACTTCTTCTTCAACATCCTGCACTTATATCATTACTTCTAGTTAAAAAATATTTACACTGGCTTACAGTACAGGTTCATATCAATTGTGAAGTTTGTCTGTTGGCTTTTCAGGCTCTAAATGGCTCTGCTCATGCAAAGTTACTTTCTCTAACCTATTATTTtaagtctaaattagctgtttatTTACTCTGACCCAGTTGTAACATGGTGATAATGGAAGCTGGAGTCTTCTGCAATTATGCCTCTCTGTTATGGATGTACTTCCTTTAATTATATAACACActcagggctagatccacaaaaggacttagtGCCCAACTGCCATTTAAGGCActtaagtccaacatttaggtgcCACTGAGGTCCTCAAATTTCCACTCACCTGCCACCTAATCCTGAAGGTGCCTAAAATGCCTGTGCACCTAAGTTTCCACTGTTAAAGTTAGCCTAAGCATCTACATTTCTGCCAGTCAGCATGTACACTGCTGCTTCAGTCTAGGCATAgtcactgactccatgggtgctccgggactggagcacccatggggaaaaaaatagctgatcagctcctccccctccccaccagcatcTCCTGCCCGCTggcaatcagctgttcagtggcatgcaggagaccctggaggggtggaggaggagtggtggcaggaagaggcagagggagggtggggcacgcttgggaagggggtgggaagaggtggggtggaggcagagtggggggttgagcacccctggggaaaccCATAAATTGGCGCCTCTGAGTCTAGGCATCCAGGCACATTTCATGCCCAAGCCCCAGTGGGATCCTCAGATGAGGCGTTTCCCCATGTACCTTGCCAGTGGGACCCGATCCGTTGGGCATTCTCAGAGCATGCCTAAACCCACACAAAACAGTTGGGGTTTTAACCTTAACACTGAGCCAGGTTCCATTCCCCTCTTTGTCTGATGTGGAGCAGGACCTGGATACGCACCTCTCAGGAGAGGTGCCCTAGCTACTGGATTATAATGTAGTCTGGTGtgaggctctctctgtctctcatgtTAATGCTGCTCTACTGTGTATAAGTGATTAAATATGCATTGGGCCAGACAGAACATGTGACTGTGtctatagtccagtggttaggacacacATCTGAAAGGTAGAGAAGCCATGTTCAGCTCCACATCAGGCATGGGGGGGACGACTGATTCTCACATcttgggtgagtgctctaaccactggactaaaggtTATAATGGAAACCTCTTTTCCCTCCCACATTTCTTGCAAAAAACAGGTTAGGCGTCCAACTCtaggagagggttcacagctgaaAATCCCAAGCAAAAATAGGTATCTTCCTCTGGCCCCGATTTTGGGTGCCTAACAGCCTGAGAAGTGCAGGGCTTAGGCCACACCCCTCCCAttggcatttcctattggctagtttGGGCAATTCCCCACTCAGCCTGTTGGCTTCtgtggatcacattcttaggTGTCTAGATCTCCCCATACATTGTTTAGGGGAcctaactcagggctgtggattccacTAGGTGGCTAAGAGGTAGGTATTGCACCCTTGAGCATTGCAACACCAAAGGCTGGTTCTCCACTAAAAAAGGTTTGTCTGCATAGCTGTGGTAGTCAGGGATGCCCCCAGCTGacatagctgtgccagcaaaacactcagtgtagctgcagctatgctaacagaagagtgcttctgtcagcatagctgtAATGCTGTTATAGAAGGTGCTACTGTGCCAGCAAAAAACTTGACAGCATacgctgcatctacactagaggg encodes the following:
- the FAM89A gene encoding protein FAM89A, translating into MSGPESGGGPGLPPLPKSLSGLLNSSSGGGGRWRDLERLYAQKSRIQDELSRGRASSGGGRGSPRPPNLDAALALLRKEMVGLRQLDMSLLCQLYSLYESIQEYKGACQAESSADCTYALENGFFDEEEEYF